From the Phyllostomus discolor isolate MPI-MPIP mPhyDis1 chromosome 7, mPhyDis1.pri.v3, whole genome shotgun sequence genome, one window contains:
- the KLHL40 gene encoding kelch-like protein 40, giving the protein MALGLEQAEEQRLYQQTLLQDGLKDMLDHGKFLDCVVRVGEREFPCHRLVLAACSPYFRARFLAEPEQAGELRLEEVSPDVVAQVLHYLYTSEISLDEASVQELFAAAHRFQIPSIFTICVSFLQKRLCLSNCLAVFRLGLLLDCARLAVAARDFICARFSLVSRDNDFLGLSADELIAIISSDGLNVEKEEAVFEAVMRWAASGDAEAKAERQRALPTVFESVRFRLLPRAFLESRVERHPLVRAQPELLRKVQMVKDAHEGRITMLRKKKKEKGKEAAGAKATDKGAGEAKAEENEEEEERILPGILNDTLRFGMFLQDLIFMISEEGAVAYDPAANECYCASLSAQIPKNHVSLVTKENQVFVAGGLFYNEDNKEDPMSAYFLQFDHLDPDWLGMPPLPSPRCLFGLGEALNSIYVVGGRELKDGERSLDSVMCYDRLSFKWGESDPLPYTVYGHAVLSHMDLVYVIGGKGSNRKCLNKMCVYDPKKFEWKELAPMQTARSLFGATIHDGRIFVAAGVTDTGLTSSVEVYSIPDNKWASFEAFPQERSSISLVSLAGTLYAIGGFATLETESGELVPTELTDIWRYNEDEKKWEGVLREIAYANGATFVPVRLNVLRLTKM; this is encoded by the exons ATGGCACTGGGCTTGGAGCAGGCGGAGGAGCAGCGGTTGTACCAGCAGACGCTCCTGCAGGACGGGCTCAAGGACATGCTGGACCACGGCAAGTTCCTCGACTGTGTGGTGCGGGTGGGTGAGCGCGAGTTCCCGTGCCACCGCCTGGTGCTGGCCGCCTGCAGCCCCTACTTCCGGGCGCGCTTCCTGGCAGAGCCGGAGCAGGCGGGCGAGCTGCGCCTGGAGGAGGTGTCCCCCGACGTGGTGGCCCAGGTGTTGCACTACTTGTACACGTCAGAGATCTCGCTGGATGAGGCCAGCGTGCAGGAGTTGTTCGCTGCGGCGCACCGCTTCCAGATCCCGTCCATCTTCACCATCTGCGTGTCGTTCCTGCAGAAGCGCCTGTGTCTCTCCAACTGCCTGGCGGTCTTCCGTCTGGGACTCCTGCTCGACTGTGCGCGCTTGGCCGTGGCCGCCCGGGACTTCATCTGCGCGCGTTTCTCGCTCGTGTCGCGCGACAATGACTTCCTCGGGCTCTCGGCAGATGAGCTCATTGCCATCATTTCCAGCGACGGTCTCAAcgtggagaaggaggaggctgtGTTTGAGGCGGTGATGCGGTGGGCGGCCAGCGGCGACGCCGAGGCCAAGGCCGAGCGCCAGCGTGCGCTGCCCACCGTCTTCGAGAGCGTGCGCTTTCGCCTGCTGCCGCGAGCCTTCCTGGAGAGCCGCGTGGAGCGCCACCCTCTCGTGCGGGCCCAGCCCGAGCTGCTGCGAAAGGTGCAGATGGTGAAGGATGCCCACGAGGGCCGCATCACCATGCTGcgcaagaagaagaaggagaaggggaaggaggcagcGGGGGCCAAGGCGACTGACAAGGGCGCGGGTGAAGCCAAGGCGGAGGAgaacgaggaggaggaggagcgtaTCCTTCCCGGCATCCTCAACGACACTCTGCGCTTTGGCATGTTCCTGCAGGACCTCATCTTCATGATCAGTGAGGAGGGCGCCGTGGCCTACGATCCGGCGGCCAACGAGTGTTACTGCGCCTCCCTCTCCGCCCAGATCCCCAAGAACCACGTCAGCCTGGTGACGAAGGAGAACCAGGTCTTTGTGGCCGGGGGCCTCTTCTACAATGAGGACAACAAAGAGGACCCCATGAGTGCTTACTTCTTGCAG TTTGACCACCTGGACCCAGATTGGCTGGGGATGCCGCCGCTGCCCTCGCCGCGCTGCCTCTTCGGCCTGGGAGAGGCTCTCAACTCCATCTACGTGGTCGGCGGCCGGGAGCTCAAGGACGGGGAACGCAGCCTGGACTCGGTCATGTGCTACGACAGGCT gTCGTTCAAATGGGGTGAATCGGACCCGCTGCCCTACACGGTGTACGGCCACGCGGTGCTCTCGCACATGGACCTTGTCTACGTCATCGGCGGCAAAGGCAGCAACAG gaaGTGCCTGAATAAGATGTGCGTCTACGACCCTAAGAAGTTCGAGTGGAAGGAGCTGGCTCCCATGCAGACTGCTCGGTCACTCTTCGGGGCCACCATCCACGATGGCCGCATTTTTGTGGCTGCTGGGGTCACAGACACGGGGCTGACCAGCTCAGTGGAGGTGTACAGCATCCCAGACAACAA gtgggCGTCCTTTGAGGCCTTCCCGCAGGAGCGCAGCTCCATCAGCCTGGTCAGCCTGGCGGGCACCCTGTACGCCATCGGTGGCTTCGCCACTCTGGAGACTGAGTCCGGGGAGCTGGTCCCCACAGAGCTCACTGACATCTGGAG atataATGAGGACGAGAAGAAGTGGGAAGGTGTTTTGCGGGAGATCGCCTACGCCAACGGCGCCACCTTCGTACCTGTGCGGCTCAACGTGCTGCGCCTAACCAAGATGTGA